The Stutzerimonas stutzeri DNA window CTGGTGTGCGAAAAGACCGGCGTACTCAACCTCGGCCAGGAGGGCATGATGCTGTTCGGCGCGGTGATCGGCTTCATCGTCGCCTTCGCCAGCGGCAACCTCTGGCTCGGCGTGCTGTTCGCCTGCCTGGCCGGTGTGCTGCTCTCGCTGCTATTCGCCATGGTGGCGCTGGGCTTCAACGCCAATCAGGTTGCCACCGGTCTGGCACTGACCATCTTCGGCGTCGGCCTGTCGTCCTTCGTCGGCGCCAGCTGGGTCGGCAAGCCGCTGGCCGGCTTCGAGCCGATCGCCATTCCGCTGCTCAGCGAGATCCCCGTGATCGGCCGCATGCTGTTCGCCCAGGACCTGCTGGTGTACCTGTCCTTCGCACTGTTCGCCCTGGTGGCCTGGGTGCTGCTGAAAAGCCGCATCGGCCTGATCATCCAGGCCGTCGGCGAAAACCCCAACGCCGCCAGCGCCATGGGCCTGCCGGTGCTGCGCGTGCGCACCCTGGCGGTAATGTTCGGCGGCGCCATGGCCGGGCTTGCCGGCGGCTACATGTCGCTGGCGTACACGCCGATGTGGGCGGAAAACATGACCGCCGGCCGCGGCTGGATCGCCCTGGCCCTGGTGGTGTTCGCCAGCTGGCGGGTGAGCCGCGTCCTGCTCGGCGCCTACCTGTTCGGCCTGGCCAGCATCCTCCATCTGGTGGCCCAGGGTCTCGGCCTGGCGATCCCCGGCAACCTGCTGGCGATGCTGCCGTATGTGGCGACCATTCTGGTGCTGGTGCTGCTGTCGCGGGATGCGATCCGTACGCGGTTGTACGCGCCGGTGTCGTTGGGGCAGCCATGGCAGCCGGGGCATTGATTTGTCGGGCCGGTTGGAACGAACGGGGATCGTTGCTGGCGCTATTGGGCTGGCACTTGCATCAGGCGATTACTGAGTAAGCCGACACGGCTGGTTTCGGCCCTCCGGCCGAGTCACTTTCTCTTGTCTGGCCAAGAGAAAGTAACCAAAGAGAAGGCCACCCCGACATCCGGGTTTTGCTTCGCAAAACTTCCCTCCCTCCGGCGTTGCTCCGGGGGCCGTCGCGAAGGGACGTCCCTGTCCCTTCACTCCTCGCTCGGCGTCCTGCCTCGCGTCCCCCTACGCAACGCCTACGCTCGGCCTCCTGACGGGGGAACGAGTCCGAGTTGCCTGACAGATCGAGGAGAACCTGGTTTGTGTCTGTAATTGACTAAAGAACCCTCAGGCAACTCCAAACGCCCCTTCAGGAGGGTGAGCGGAGCCGTCGCGGAGAGGGGCGAGCCGCAGGGATGCGGCGAGAGCCGTAAAGGGCCATGGATGGCCCTTTACGGCGACCCTCGGAGCGGCGGCGGAGAGAACGAACCCCGGCAAAGCCGGGGCCGGATGCAGGGGCAAAGCGTTTTTGGTTACTTTTTCAGCGCCTGGAAAAAGTGACTCGCCCAGCAGGGCGAAACCAAGCCTTCAAGCGACTCGGAAATCGCCAACCGCCATCAAGCGAAACCCTCCGCCGCCCGCTTAAACGCCCTATATCAATCCAAGGTGTACTCAAACGTACTCACCACCCGCAACCGCTTCCCGATGGTCCGGCCACTGTCCATATCACTGCCATCGTCATCGATCACCCGAATCACCCCCTGGTTGGCGTTCTTCAACCGTCCCAGCGTGGCGCCGGCATCCTCGGCAAAGCGCGTCGCCTGCTCACGGGCGTTGCCGGTGGCGGCCTCGAGCAGCTGCGGCTTGAGCTCGTTGAACCCACGCAGCTGATAGCGCGGCCCGGCGAAGCCATTGACCTCGGTATCCAGCTGCACGCCGGCCTGGATCAGCGGATCGACTGCATTGGCTGCCTTGGCCACGGCATCGACGCGCTCGGACTTGACCAGCACCTGCCCCTGGCCGTTGAAGCGCAGCGCCACATCGCGCGACGCCCATTCGCGGGCCAGCAGATCCTGCACCTGCAACGGCCGCACTTCCAGCTCCTCGTCGCTGAAGCCCTGCTCGCGGAGGAAGTCCAGCACCCGCTGGCGGTCCTCGCTGAGCCCCTGTTGCACCTCGGCGAACCGATCGCCACCACGGCGAAAGCCCAGCGTCCACACCGCGAAGTCGCTCTTCACGTCCATCTCCGCCAGTCCCTTGACCGTCACCGTACGGTCGGCCATGCGGAAACGCTCCACGCCCTGCCCCACCGACCAGCCGGCGAAGGCCACCGCCGCGGCGATCAACGCCGCCGGCAGAAATCCGATTCGTGCTGTAGCCACACGCTTCTCCCTATAGAAAACAACCGGACGCCCATGCTACTCCAGCGCCGCGCGAACGCCAGCGACCGACTGCTCAAGCCCGCCCCAGGCGCTGCAGCGCCTCCAGGCGAAAGGCGATGTTCTGCTCCAGCTCGCTCAGCTCGCGCGTCAGGCGCTCGCGCTGCTGCGCATCGCTGCAGGCCTCGAGCTGCTCACGCAAGGCGGCGCGCCGGGCCAGCAGTTCCACCTCGCGCGGCGGCACGCCGGCACTCTTCAGCACGCTGAACGGCAACCGCAACCCCTGCGGGGTATGCAGCCAGCCCTCGTCGATCTGCAACGGCTCGCCCTTGTCGCGCACGCCGCGCTGCCATTTGGCGATGTCGCGGGCGATGCGTCGCTCGATGTCCTGATCGCTCATGTTCGCTTGCCTCTCTTGTCCCAGCCCGACCATGAAAACCCGCCGGCCGGCGTTTGTCTGCTACCGGCCAGCGCCAGGAGACGGCTTCTGCCGGGCGGCTCGGCCTGTATGATGCTGCCGTGCTGCTGCGAACTTTCGCCGCACCTTTCTATTCTCTTGCTTGACGTCACCGCCATCGACCCGAGGAGCCGCCCGCCTTGCCCAGCCTGAACCTGCAGATTCTCATCGCGGCCTGCCTGGGTGTGGCCATCGGCTGGCTGACCGGTACGCTGCCGGCCGATGCGCCCGTACGCGAGGGCGTGCTCTATGCCAGCACCCTGGCCGGGAGCATCTTCATCGGCCTGCTGAAGATGGTGCTGATTCCGCTGATCTTCACCTCCATCGTCGTCGGTGTGGCCAACCTGCAGGCGCATCACCAGGTGCATCGGGTGTGGGGCGGCGCGCTGGTCTACTTCACCCTCACCACCAGTGCGGCGATGCTGGTGGCGCTGGTCGCGGCGAACCTGTTCAAGCCGGGCGCGGGGCTGTCGCTGGACCTGTTCGCCGAGGCGATGAACGACTTCGAGGCGCGCCAGCTGACGCTGCCCGAGTTCTTCCTGCACTTCTTCGCCAACCTGTTCCAGAATCCCTTCGCCGCGCTGGCCAACGGCAGCATCCTGGCCGTCGTGGTGTTCGCCATGTTCATCGGCATCGCCCTGGTGGCCGGGGGCGACCGCTACCGCAATATCCTCGTGGTGCTGCAGGAATTTCTCGAGCTGATGATGCGTATCATCGGCTGGATCATGCGCCTGGCGCCGCTGGGCATCCTCGCCCTGCTGATCAAGCTGGTGGCCGAGCAGGATGTGGCGCTGCTCAGTGCGGTGGGCGGCTTTATCGTGCTGGTGTTCGCCACCACGCTGTTCCACGGCATCGTGGTGCTGCCGGGCATTCTCTTTCTCACGACCGGCAAGTCGCCGCTGTGGTTCTTCCGCGGCACCCGCGAGGCGCTGATCACGGCGTTCGCCACCAGCTCCAGCGCGGCGACGTTGCCGATCTCCCTGCGCTGCGCGGAGGACAACCTCAAGGTGCGACCCGGCATCGCCGGCTTCGTGCTGCCGCTGGGCGCAACCATGAACATGGACGGCACCGCACTCTACGAAGCGGCGGCTGCGCTGTTCGTCGCCAATCTGATGGGTATCGAGCTGAGCTTGGCGCAACAGGCGGTGGTGTTCTTCACCGCGATGATCGCCTCGACCGGCGCGCCGGGAATTCCCAGCGCCGGCATGGTGACCATGGTGATGGTGTTGCAGGCGGTCGGCCTGCCGGCCGAGGCCGTGGCGATCCTGCTGCCGATCGACCGCCTGCTGGATACCGTGCGCACGGCGGTCAACGTCGAGGGCGACATCATTGGCAGTGTGGTGGTGCAGCGTTTCGCCGACCGCGGCTAGCAGGCTGTTGAAAAACTACCTGCGTTGCATCGCCTACGTTGTTCAAGAACCTCCCGAAGAAGAACCCCGCGCAACATCAGGACGACGACTCCTTGCGGGTCTTGGCGATCAGCTCCGGGTCGATGCCCCAGCATTCGTCCAGATACCAGTCCTCACCGAACATTTCCGCCGGATGCTGGGTGCGGCCCGCGCCGTTGCCACAGGCCATCGAAGTTGCCGGGCAATAGCGGTCGCAACCCCAGCACACACGTTCGGGGTGGGATGGTTCGAGGGGAAATTTCTTGGCCATTGCGCGTGCCTTTCGGGCGTTGTTGCAGTGGCCACAGGCTAAGCCTCCTCGCCGCCGCCAGACTTGATCATGCTCAAGAACGACCGGTATCGGCGCACAACAACTGTATGTCCATACAGATAGTGATTGCCTGAAGCGCCGTTTGTGCACATGCTTCGCGCCATCGACCGCTGCCGTCACAGCCTCCATGCAACTCTATCTCTGCGAAAAGCCTTCCCAGGCCCGCGACATCGCCAAGGTGCTCGGCGCCAACCGGCGCGGCGACGGCTGCCTGCAGGGTGCCGGGGTGACGGTGACCTGGTGCATCGGCCATCTGCTGGAGACCGCCCCGCCGGACGCCTATGACCCGCGCTACAAGCGCTGGGTGCTG harbors:
- a CDS encoding ABC transporter permease, producing the protein MDMDLLTNIFYAMIRTGTPLLLVALGELVCEKTGVLNLGQEGMMLFGAVIGFIVAFASGNLWLGVLFACLAGVLLSLLFAMVALGFNANQVATGLALTIFGVGLSSFVGASWVGKPLAGFEPIAIPLLSEIPVIGRMLFAQDLLVYLSFALFALVAWVLLKSRIGLIIQAVGENPNAASAMGLPVLRVRTLAVMFGGAMAGLAGGYMSLAYTPMWAENMTAGRGWIALALVVFASWRVSRVLLGAYLFGLASILHLVAQGLGLAIPGNLLAMLPYVATILVLVLLSRDAIRTRLYAPVSLGQPWQPGH
- a CDS encoding SIMPL domain-containing protein, whose amino-acid sequence is MATARIGFLPAALIAAAVAFAGWSVGQGVERFRMADRTVTVKGLAEMDVKSDFAVWTLGFRRGGDRFAEVQQGLSEDRQRVLDFLREQGFSDEELEVRPLQVQDLLAREWASRDVALRFNGQGQVLVKSERVDAVAKAANAVDPLIQAGVQLDTEVNGFAGPRYQLRGFNELKPQLLEAATGNAREQATRFAEDAGATLGRLKNANQGVIRVIDDDGSDMDSGRTIGKRLRVVSTFEYTLD
- a CDS encoding dicarboxylate/amino acid:cation symporter, which encodes MPSLNLQILIAACLGVAIGWLTGTLPADAPVREGVLYASTLAGSIFIGLLKMVLIPLIFTSIVVGVANLQAHHQVHRVWGGALVYFTLTTSAAMLVALVAANLFKPGAGLSLDLFAEAMNDFEARQLTLPEFFLHFFANLFQNPFAALANGSILAVVVFAMFIGIALVAGGDRYRNILVVLQEFLELMMRIIGWIMRLAPLGILALLIKLVAEQDVALLSAVGGFIVLVFATTLFHGIVVLPGILFLTTGKSPLWFFRGTREALITAFATSSSAATLPISLRCAEDNLKVRPGIAGFVLPLGATMNMDGTALYEAAAALFVANLMGIELSLAQQAVVFFTAMIASTGAPGIPSAGMVTMVMVLQAVGLPAEAVAILLPIDRLLDTVRTAVNVEGDIIGSVVVQRFADRG
- a CDS encoding DUF3079 domain-containing protein, which produces MAKKFPLEPSHPERVCWGCDRYCPATSMACGNGAGRTQHPAEMFGEDWYLDECWGIDPELIAKTRKESSS